The genomic stretch CCTCGATGAAGGGGAAGGATGCCGCGGCGGCCTGGGCGATCGCCTTTGCGCGGTCGGCCCCGTGCAGCTTCTGCAGGGCGCCGGAAGCGACCTTCAGCCCGCCCGAGACCATGCCGCCATTGCGCGAGGAGGCGCCCCAGCCGATCCGTTCCGCATCGATCACCGCCACGTCATGCCCCAGCCGGCGCAGCGTGAGCGCAGCCGACATCCCGGCATAGCCGCCGCCCACCACCGCCACGCCGACATCGGTGGGCAACACGCTGTCGCGCTTGGGTGGCTCGGCAGCCTCCCACCACCATGGCGTGGTCTTGAAGCCTGGCGCCAATAGCGCGTGCGCGGAGGTCATTGCCCGATCAGCCTGCCCATGGTCAGATTTGTTCGGGAGAGTTCACGCCGGCACGGCGGCAACCGCAAGTGGTGCCGCGCCGTGCTGCTGCACCTTGGGCGATTTTCAACCCAGGCGCGAGCGGCCCGCTACGCCACCCATGAGGAGAGACGGTGATGCAAAGCTTCCAGCAGGATTGCGTGGACCTGGCCTACCGCAAGTACCGGCGCGGCGAGGTCGACCGGCGTACGCTGCTCACCGGCCTGGCCGCGCTCGGCGCCGCCGTCTTTGCCGGCAACGACGCGCAGGCGCAGGCGGCACGGCAGCTGGTGATGGTCAACTGGGGCGGCATCGCCAACCAGGGCTTCGGCAACAACTACGGCGCGCCCTTCGTCGCCGCGAACCCCGGCTGGACCGTGGTGCAGGACAGCACCGGCCCGTCCGCCGGGCGCATCCGCTCGATGGTCGAGAGCGGCCGCGTCACCTGGGACCTGTGCGACTCCTCGGCCACCTCGTCCTTCCTGCTGGGCGGGCTGAACCTGCTGAACCGGATCGACTACAACATCGTCAACCGGGAGAACGTGATCGGGCCGACCTTCGCGCTCGACCACGGGGCGGCGCCGTATTCTTTCTCGAACGTGTTGGTCTACGACAGCAGCAAATTCCCGACCGCGCCGACCGGCTGGGCGGATTTCTGGGACCTGCAGAAATTCCCCGGCACGCGCCTGCTGCGCCGCGACGCCGCCGGCACGCTCGATGCCGCGCAGATGTCGCTCGGCAAGGACATGGCGAATCTCTATCCGCTCGACGTGCGCGCATCGCTCGCCCGCGTTCGCGAAATCCGCCGCAACCTGGTCTTCTGGACCGGTGGCGCGGAATCCGAACAGTTCATCCGCACCGGCGAGGCGGTGATGGGCCAGATCTGGCATACCCGTGCGAAGGTGCTGGAGCAGGAGAGCAACGGCCGCTTCAAGTTCATCTGGAACCAGGGGATCCTGCAGCCGGGCATCTTCGTCATCCCGCGCGGCAATCCCGGTGGCGAGATGGCGCAGCGCCTGCTCGCCTCCATGCTGGCAAACGCCGAACCGCAGGTCGAGCTCCTGAAGTTCCTCGGCAATGGCCCGACCAATCCGCGCGCCGCCGCGCTGGTGCCCGAGGAGTTCAAGCGCTTCAACCCGACCGAACCAGCCAATGCCGCGCTGCAAGTGGCGCAGAATGGCCGCTGGTGGGGCGAGAACTACGCCCGCGTGAATGCCGACTACATCGACATGGTCACAGGCTGAACCAGCCCCGTGATCCTGGTCGTGAAGTCGGGCGGCGAGCGCGCCGTGCCGGAATGGCAGGCGTGCTTCGCCGCGGTGGCGCCGCAACTGCAGGTGCGCTGGTGGGATGAACCATCGCTCGACCCCGCCAGCGTGGACTATGCGCTGGTCTGGGACCCCGAACCCGGGCGGCTGGCGCGCCTGCCGAAGCTGCGCGCGATCTTCGGCTCCGGCGCGGGGGTGGATGGCATCGTCGCCGACCCGCATCTGCCGCGCGGCGTGCCGCTGGTGCGCTGCGTGCCGCCTGAGGCGACGCAGCGCATGGGCGAATTCGTGTGCTGGGCGGTGCTGTCGCTGAACAAGGATGCGCGCCGCATGGCGCTGGCGCAGGCACGCGCCGAATGGGACTGGTTCGAACCACCCTTCGCCGCGTCCGCGCAGACCGTGGGCATCATGGGCCTGGGGGCGATGGGCCTGCGCAGCGCGCAGATGCTGCTGGGCTTGGGCATTCCCGTGGTCGGCTGGTCACGTACGCGCAAGGACGTTCCGGGCGTCGAAACCTTCGCCGGCGTCGCCGACCTCCCGGCATTCCTGGCGCGCAGCGGGGTTCTGGTCTGCCTGCTGCCGGCGACGCCGGAGACCACCGGCCTCATTGCCGCCCCGCTGCTCGCGCAGTTGCCGCGCGGTGCGGGCCTGGTGCAGGTCGGCCGCGGCGTGCAGCAGGTGCTGCCCGACATCATCGACGCGCTGGATAGCGGGCAGCTCTCCGGCGCGGTGCTCGACGTGTTCGACCCGGAGCCACTGCCGCCCGGCAGCCCTGCCTGGTCGCACCCACGCATTACCGTCACGCCCCATGTCGGCTCGCTGCCCAGCAGGCTGGAGCGTGCGCGCTATGTCGCTGACTGCATCGCGCGTATCGAACGCGGCGAGGCGCCGCCCAATGTCTACGACCCCGAGCGAGGCTACTGATGCCGCTGCCACCACCGCCCGCGAAGCCTAATCCGAACCGTGTGCCGACCGAGCGCGAGGTGCGCGAGGACCTCGCCGCCGCCTACCGCCTGGTCGCCCATTTCGGCATGACCGACCTGGTCTTCACGCATCTCTCCGCGCGCCTGCCGGGCGAAGGGCACCGCTTCCTGGTGAACCCCTACGGCCTGCTGTTCGAGGAGATCACCGCGTCGTCGCTGGTCGTCGTCGATGCCGATGGCGAACCGGCGCAGCCGACCGACTGGCCGGTGAACCCCGCCGGCTTCGTCATCCATTCCGCCGTGCATCGCGCGCGCGACGACGCGATGTGCGTCATGCACACGCACACTCTAGCTGGGATGGCGGTGGCGGCGCAGACCGGCGCGCTGCTGCCGCTCAACCAGATGAGCATGGAATTCGACGGCCGCGTTGCGCTGCACGACTACGAAGGCATCGCCGCCGACGACAACCTGGATGAGCGCGACCGGCTGGTGCAGGACCTCGGCGATCGCCCCTGCATGATCCTGCGCCACCACGGGCTGCTCACGGTGGGGCGCACGGTCGCCGAGGCCTTCTACTGGATGTACTACCTGGAACAGGCCTGCCGCATCCAATTGGCCGCACAGTCATCCGGCGCGCCGCTGGCCGTGCCGCCGGCGCCCGTGGTGCGTCGCGCGCGCGAGCAATTCGGCACCGGCCCGACCAAGGGCTGGCTGCCCTGGCAGGCGCTGCGCCGGAAACTGGACCGCGAGCAGCCGGACTACGTCGCGTGAGTGCTGCCGCCGGCCACGCGCTCGGCCTGCTTGGGCTGACCAAGCGCTACGGCAGCTTTACCGCGGTCGATGATGTCTCGCTGGATGTGGGGCGGGGGGAGTT from Roseomonas fluvialis encodes the following:
- a CDS encoding extracellular solute-binding protein, whose amino-acid sequence is MQSFQQDCVDLAYRKYRRGEVDRRTLLTGLAALGAAVFAGNDAQAQAARQLVMVNWGGIANQGFGNNYGAPFVAANPGWTVVQDSTGPSAGRIRSMVESGRVTWDLCDSSATSSFLLGGLNLLNRIDYNIVNRENVIGPTFALDHGAAPYSFSNVLVYDSSKFPTAPTGWADFWDLQKFPGTRLLRRDAAGTLDAAQMSLGKDMANLYPLDVRASLARVREIRRNLVFWTGGAESEQFIRTGEAVMGQIWHTRAKVLEQESNGRFKFIWNQGILQPGIFVIPRGNPGGEMAQRLLASMLANAEPQVELLKFLGNGPTNPRAAALVPEEFKRFNPTEPANAALQVAQNGRWWGENYARVNADYIDMVTG
- a CDS encoding class II aldolase/adducin family protein, whose protein sequence is MPLPPPPAKPNPNRVPTEREVREDLAAAYRLVAHFGMTDLVFTHLSARLPGEGHRFLVNPYGLLFEEITASSLVVVDADGEPAQPTDWPVNPAGFVIHSAVHRARDDAMCVMHTHTLAGMAVAAQTGALLPLNQMSMEFDGRVALHDYEGIAADDNLDERDRLVQDLGDRPCMILRHHGLLTVGRTVAEAFYWMYYLEQACRIQLAAQSSGAPLAVPPAPVVRRAREQFGTGPTKGWLPWQALRRKLDREQPDYVA
- a CDS encoding 2-hydroxyacid dehydrogenase; protein product: MILVVKSGGERAVPEWQACFAAVAPQLQVRWWDEPSLDPASVDYALVWDPEPGRLARLPKLRAIFGSGAGVDGIVADPHLPRGVPLVRCVPPEATQRMGEFVCWAVLSLNKDARRMALAQARAEWDWFEPPFAASAQTVGIMGLGAMGLRSAQMLLGLGIPVVGWSRTRKDVPGVETFAGVADLPAFLARSGVLVCLLPATPETTGLIAAPLLAQLPRGAGLVQVGRGVQQVLPDIIDALDSGQLSGAVLDVFDPEPLPPGSPAWSHPRITVTPHVGSLPSRLERARYVADCIARIERGEAPPNVYDPERGY